One genomic region from Nasonia vitripennis strain AsymCx unplaced genomic scaffold, Nvit_psr_1.1 unplaced0174, whole genome shotgun sequence encodes:
- the LOC116418320 gene encoding trichohyalin-like codes for MNYSYEQINEVVIGKQRNDGSGEEQEYGTPRGFEFTQERGETGNRLKDTPTGRGSRRGGRGRGRGLKQRSLSESFAKDIKEGGKRKERSPAEDEAKKREKVEEGEERSPFEKSNLTLRTPPKKGNEKEIEDREMEKLQETLNNICEGMKEERNERKRMMEKWEEKWKENEERIKEALEEFKKKMEEEREESIEMGKRAEKAAEEEGKRREQLKEEMLEKIKNLEERFEERMPERSREGPEQDRREKSAEEEEREKRQMEELEWRIEEGERERKRNNVVISGIRGEGWDKDKLKSWVRDKLRIEIEFKRVWTIRGRANSKIGAQCKDGEEKEKLMGMKSALKGTDVFIDHDTTWRERRTREKLNELAKQWKREGHTVKIRRNGLTVGNTEYVWAERKGQLFRRETGKRAEDRRAEGQHKGGDQ; via the coding sequence ATGAACTATAGCTACGAGCAGATAAACGAAGTGGTAATAGGGAAACAGAGGAACGACGGAAGCGGAGAGGAACAGGAATACGGAACCCCGCGGGGATTTGAATTTACACAGGAAAGAGGAGAGACAGGGAATAGACTGAAGGACACGCCGACGGGTAGAGGAtcaagaagaggaggaagaggaaggGGAAGGGGACTGAAACAACGAAGTTTATCGGAGAGCTTTGCAAAAGACATAAAAGAAGGAGGAAAGAGAAAGGAGAGGAGCCCAGCGGAGGACGAggcaaagaagagagaaaaggtcgaggaaggagaagagagaagccCGTTTGAGAAGAGTAACCTGACGCTGAGGACACCACCGAAGAAAGGaaacgagaaagagatagaagACCGGGAAATGGAGAAATTGCAGGAAACCCTGAACAACATATGTGAAGGGATGAAAGAAGAGAggaacgagagaaaaagaatgatGGAGAAGTGGGAGGAAAAATGGAAAGAAAATGAGGAAAGGATAAAGGAAGCCCTGGAAGAATTCAAGAAGAAGatggaagaggagagagaggaaagtaTAGAGATGGGAAAGAGAGCAGAGAAGGCGGCAGAGGAGGAAGGTAAAAGAAGGGAACAACTAAAGGAAGAAATGctagagaaaataaaaaacctaGAGGAGAGATTTGAGGAGAGAATGCCGGAAAGAAGCAGAGAAGGACCAGAGCAAGATCGAAGGGAAAAGAGTgcagaagaggaagaaagagaaaaaaggcagATGGAAGAACTGGAGTGGAGAatagaagagggagagagagagaggaagagaaacAACGTGGTGATATCAGGAATCAGAGGAGAAGGATGGGACAAGGATAAGCTGAAGAGCTGGGTAAGAGACAAACTGAGAATAGAGATAGAATTCAAGAGAGTATGGACAATAAGAGGAAGAGCCAACAGCAAAATAGGAGCTCAGTGCAAAGAcggagaagagaaagaaaaactgaTGGGGATGAAGAGCGCGCTGAAAGGGACGGACGTGTTCATCGACCACGACACGACCTGGAGGGAGAGAAGGACGAGGGAGAAACTGAACGAGTTAGCAAAACAGTGGAAGAGAGAGGGTCACACAGTAAAAATAAGGAGAAACGGGCTCACAGTAGGAAATACTGAATATGTTTGGGCAGAGAGGAAGGGACAGCTTTTTCGAAGAGAGACAGGAAAAAGGGCAGAGGACAGAAGAGCAGAAGGACAACACAAGGGAGGAGACCAATGA
- the LOC116418318 gene encoding uncharacterized protein LOC116418318 — MWVQLDGAPPHFAQTVRTFLNKRYPNQWIGRGSPVAWPPISPDLTSPDFYLWGYLKNTCYEQQPTTREDMMERIRTACAEIPRNVLLSTVRHFLRRIQLCIDVNGRQFEHILND; from the coding sequence ATGTGGGTACAATTGGATGGTGCACCACCACATTTTGCACAGACTGTAAGAACCTTTCTTAACAAACGGTACCCAAACCAATGGATTGGACGTGGAAGTCCAGTTGCATGGCCTCCTATCTCGCCTGACCTAACTTCACCTGACTTTTACCTTTGGggatatttgaaaaacacttGTTACGAACAGCAACCAACGACACGAGAAGACATGATGGAACGCATACGAACAGCTTGtgcagaaattccaagaaaTGTCTTGCTTTCCACGGTAAGACATTTTTTGAGAAGAATTCAACTTTGTATCGACGTAAACGGTCGTCAGTTTGAGCACATACTCAATGATTAG
- the LOC100679960 gene encoding uncharacterized protein LOC100679960, with translation MDYGRYIEVPSENVPRTTEYRLRLNRVDSDNTSDEEFDQHWRELIRRSDSDSTNTSNEDSFHVHSSVEDVQSSSYQNSNASTSTENELREFSNNIPHDETVDIGNNHSPQVSTSSSEQNSWIRENLQEFQEEDEDDENEYFDANEEWIYNNELHLIEDNMNFENLQRELNSDEAHENIYGLAVSKPEVLLAILKFGMSFNLCQSGIADLCKMINCFLGQKILPDTRYLIDKIFNAENGIDFHAVCPDCKKYVKQFERQSNYEVTCQFCDKTILLKDPTYNHYFAIFNLFFIED, from the exons ATGGATTACGGTAGATATATTGAAGTTCCATCAGAAAACGTGCCAAGAACGACAGAATATCGTTTAAGGTTAAACAGAGTAGACTCTGATAATACATCAGACGAAGAATTCGATCAACATTGGCGG GAATTAATTCGTCGCAGTGATAGTGATTCAACAAACACTAGCAATGAGGATAGCTTCCATGTACATTCATCCGTAGAAGATGTTCAGAGCTCCAGTTACCAAAATTCAAATGCATCAACATCCACAGAAAATGAACTTCGTGAATTCTCTAATAACATACCACATGATGAAACTGTTGACATTGGCAATAATCATTCACCTCAGGTGTCAACATCATCATCGGAACag AACTCATGGATACGTGAAAATTTACAAGAATTCCAGGAAGAAGATGAGGATgatgaaaatgaatattttgatGCCAATGAAGAATGGATTTACAACAATGAATTGCATCTGATTGAAGATAACatgaatttcgaaaatttgcaACGAGAATTAAATAGTGATGAAGCGCACGAAAACATTTATGGTTTAGCTGTAAGTAAACCAGAAGTGCTACTCGCTATTTTAAAATTCGGAATGTCGTTTAACTTATGTCAAAGCGGAATAGCTGATTTATGTAAAATGATCAATTGTTTTCTTGGTCAAAAAATACTACCTGATACTCGCTATttgattgataaaatatttaatgctGAAAATGGTATAGACTTCCATGCCGTTTGCCCTGATTGTAAAAAATACGTAAAGCAATTTGAACGACAATCTAATTATGAAGTTACGTGTCAATTTTGTGATAAGACAATTCTTTTAAAAGATCCTAcgtataatcattattttgCCATTTTCAATCTATTTTTTATAGAAGATTAA